The following are from one region of the Elgaria multicarinata webbii isolate HBS135686 ecotype San Diego chromosome 13, rElgMul1.1.pri, whole genome shotgun sequence genome:
- the LUZP1 gene encoding leucine zipper protein 1, which translates to MADYSSYKETSYKETSNRHLRFKLQSLGRRLDELEEATKNLQKAEDELLDLQDKVIQAEGSNSSMLADVEALRKRVLKIEGKDEEIRKAEELCQLMKDKLEEEESLTRELKSEIERLQKRMAELEKLEEAFGRSKNDCTQLCLSLNEEKNLTKKISTELEVLRAKVKELEQSEDRLDKTEQSLVSELEKMKSLALAFVSERKHFTEKEKQSEKLIQELTQKLEQNNKLNRADQTRNTSNLLERSSNSILERNDLRIEVDLTTSALSSKETRRKGSLDYLKLAENETRNRSENQKNKNQEDNKVKDLNQEIEKLKTQIKRFESLEEELKTLRAKNNDLHDSYLSEQNKNKLLTGQLEEIKTQMMKQKELENGEADTEEMNVPSRVKHDRPKHRAVTAESAVSKHKSRELSPQHRRERIRGREFSFNNESYGQASKRVTSPNLNRKAAKASSTSALLDTLASDAKRIEDKPTPGVHVSSQRDGGTPPAEVKKSREQPSVLSRYPPAAQEHKSWKASSKPKNESALRGKVEKACQPFNNTHHWKSDELEVKPSKAETALSSSEKGTRTQNAAESPVLSTEARISKTNRGTSNGAASSYRHYLSAEVLATDPTSLKTETSSRRQHLEESAPKAVNSQGREFIEAPLEMAKASSLSKSRLISRSQEDLLQSLPVPRKEEADQTTALAVNSNNMALKTTSARTKANPGSYEKFNTNEETSKIATTPTTFDLGIKKDPVSREFISSRVAVRTSPFENEKNTCSEEELGRSSRTSSAPVLTGLKSRRQFSPREALRSRAVIKPAIVEKDVKEIMGGTGSGPEASSDKQHPVFKTVSHKMTSSITIYPSEPVTPRTSTSDAPKEQQHMSASNIRVTPNESSSGVNAASPPYEISVNKSNISLKLPETDKNGDSVLRSRVETVVSKSSIMMKSSESIEKNSEPPVETINWKSHGSPETNSSETKHVTVRGGWRTRRGLPSFEDSATKVVENATPRSPYRSSTDLSKAEGTSARIYAIEQSSRRASAGINSWNAPELDSRRTKSSLCASEMLSQRSCVSDPVTASPWNCTVLPEENKDFVPSSRRRPFGSSEQLAWGDTPRKRPDARLEPPRQLPGSKTEERRRWSKGYSEDN; encoded by the coding sequence ATGGCAGATTATTCATCTTATAAAGAGACCTCTTATAAAGAGACCTCAAATCGTCATTTGCGCTTCAAGCTTCAGAGTCTCGGTCGCCGCCTTGATGAACTAGAGGAGGCCACCAAAAATCTCCAGAAGGCTGAAGATGAGCTACTTGACCTGCAGGACAAAGTCATCCAGGCGGAAGGCAGCAACTCCAGCATGTTGGCCGACGTGGAAGCTCTGCGGAAACGAGTTCTGAAAATAGAAGGGAAGGATGAGGAGATCAGGAAAGCAGAAGAGCTCTGCCAGCTGATGAAGGATAAGCTtgaggaagaggagagcctcACTCGGGAGCTGAAATCCGAAATCGAGAGGCTCCAGAAGCGAATGGCGGAGCTGGAAAAGCTGGAGGAGGCCTTCGGCCGGAGTAAGAACGACTGTACGCAGCTCTGCCTCAGTCTCAACGAGGAGAAAAACCTGACCAAGAAAATCTCGACGGAACTGGAAGTTCTGAGGGCAAAAGTCAAAGAACTTGAACAGTCTGAAGACCGGCTGGATAAAACCGAGCAGAGTTTAGTGAGCGAACTGGAAAAAATGAAATCCTTAGCTCTCGCCTTCGTTAGCGAAAGGAAACACTTCACTgaaaaagagaagcagagcgaGAAGTTGATCCAAGAGCTGACGCAAAAGCTGGAGCAAAATAACAAACTGAACCGGGCCGATCAAACGCGAAACACATCGAACCTGCTGGAAAGATCATCCAATAGTATCCTTGAGAGAAACGACCTGAGGATTGAAGTTGACTTGACCACTTCGGCACTGTCTTCGAAAGAGACCCGACGGAAAGGGAGTCTGGACTACCTGAAGCTTGCAGAAAACGAAACCCGAAACAGATCAGAAAACCAGAAGAATAAAAATCAAGAAGACAACAAAGTGAAGGACCTCAACCAAGAGATcgagaaactgaagactcagatCAAACGTTTTGAGTCTTTAGAAGAAGAACTGAAAACCTTGAGAGCCAAAAATAATGACCTGCACGATAGCTACTTGAGtgagcagaataaaaacaaactccTCACAGGACAGCTTGAAGAAATAAAAACGCAGATGATGAAGCAGAAAGAGCTGGAGAATGGCGAGGCAGACACGGAGGAAATGAACGTGCCCAGCCGAGTGAAGCATGACCGACCTAAACACCGAGCGGTCACAGCTGAGTCAGCGGTTTCAAAGCATAAGTCTCGGGAGCTTTCTCCTCAGCACAGACGGGAGAGGATACGCGGCCGAGAATTCTCGTTTAATAACGAGAGCTACGGCCAAGCTAGCAAGCGGGTGACGAGCCCTAACCTGAACAGGAAAGCAGCCAAAGCTTCTAGTACGTCAGCTTTATTAGACACTTTAGCATCTGACGCGAAACGAATAGAAGACAAACCAACCCCGGGGGTGCACGTTTCCTCACAGAGAGATGGTGGCACCCCTCCAGCGGAAGTGAAAAAATCTCGCGAGCAGCCGTCCGTGCTCAGTCGCTACCCGCCCGCAGCTCAGGAACACAAATCTTGGAAGGCCTCTTCAAAACCCAAGAACGAGAGTGCGTTGAGGGGCAAAGTTGAAAAGGCGTGCCAACCTTTTAACAACACTCATCACTGGAAGTCCGATGAACTTGAAGTCAAGCCCAGCAAAGCAGAAACGGCTCTGTCATCTTCCGAAAAGGGAACTAGGACGCAAAATGCTGCAGAATCGCCTGTTCTTTCGACAGAGGCTCGCATCTCAAAAACAAATCGCGGGACATCCAATGGAGCTGCTTCGTCCTACAGGCATTATCTTTCTGCGGAGGTATTAGCCACTGACCCCACCAGTTTAAAGACAGAAACCTCATCCCGCAGACAGCATTTGGAAGAGAGCGCCCCAAAGGCAGTGAACTCCCAAGGAAGAGAGTTTATTGAAGCTCCGCTTGAAATGGCAAAGGCTTCATCTTTATCAAAGTCGAGGCTCATTTCAAGAAGTCAGGAAGATCTCTTGCAGAGTCTCCCAGTTCCTCGGAAGGAAGAAGCTGATCAGACCACTGCCTTAGCTGTAAACTCTAACAACATGGCCCTGAAGACCACTTCTGCAAGAACCAAAGCTAACCCTGGTAGCTATGAAAAATTCAATACTAATGAAGAGACCAGCAAAATCGCAACCACCCCTACTACTTTCGATTTAGGGATAAAAAAGGACCCTGTTTCCAGGGAATTCATAAGCTCCAGGGTTGCTGTTCGAACGTCTCCCTTTGAAAACGAGAAAAATACTTGCAGCGAAGAAGAGCTCGGCAGGTCATCCAGAACGTCTTCTGCTCCAGTCCTCACGGGGTTGAAATCCAGAAGGCAATTCAGTCCGAGGGAAGCTCTGAGATCCAGAGCAGTCATCAAGCCTGCGATTGTGGAAAAGGACGTGAAGGAAATCATGGGAGGCACAGGCTCAGGGCCAGAAGCCAGCTCTGATAAACAGCACCCCGTCTTTAAGACTGTGTCGCACAAGATGACAAGTAGCATCACTATTTACCCATCTGAGCCAGTTACTCCAAGGACTAGCACAAGTGATGCCCCAAAGGAACAGCAACACATGTCCGCCAGCAATATTAGGGTCACTCCAAACGAGAGCTCATCAGGAGTGAACGCAGCCAGCCCACCTTACGAGATTTCAGTTAACAAGAGCAATATATCCCTGAAGTTACCCGAGACTGATAAAAACGGGGACTCCGTTCTGAGAAGCAGGGTGGAAACAGTAGTCTCCAAAAGCAGCATTATGATGAAATCTTCTGAATCCATTGAAAAGAACAGCGAACCGCCCGTAGAGACAATCAACTGGAAGAGCCATGGCTCTCCTGAGACAAACTCATCCGAGACCAAACACGTCACGGTGAGAGGCGGGTGGCGAACGAGGCGGGGTTTGCCGTCTTTTGAAGACTCTGCAACTAAAGTGGTTGAAAACGCAACCCCTCGGAGTCCGTATAGGTCGTCTACGGACCTTTCCAAAGCGGAAGGGACTAGCGCACGCATCTATGCGATCGAGCAGAGTTCCAGAAGAGCCAGTGCTGGTATAAACTCCTGGAATGCGCCAGAATTAGACTCTAGAAGGACCAAAAGTAGCTTATGTGCATCTGAGATGCTCAGCCAGAGGAGCTGCGTCAGTGATCCAGTGACAGCTTCTCCTTGGAATTGCACAGTATTACCA